In the genome of Ferrimicrobium sp., the window AACGAACCAACGCTGATCGCAACCCTGGTGGCATCAATGGCGAGGGCACTCAAGTCGGCTCACACCGCGCTCATCGGTGGTGAGATCGCCGAACACCCAGGTTCGATGGCCCCCGACCAAGTCGACCTTGCCGGCTTTGCGGTTGGCCTCGTGGACCCAGCGACGGCGATCGGTGCTGAGCATGTGCGACCCGGTGACCGCATCATCGGCCTCCCCTCTCCGAATCTTCGTTCCAACGGCTTCTCGTTGGTACGTGCCATCTACGCTGATCTGCTCACCCATGTCAGCGACGGGGTGGCTACAAAGGGCGAGCTGGCACTCTACGAGGAACTCATCGCCCCCTCGGTCCTCTATGCCCCACAGATGCTCACCTTCATCGACGACACACTTCTCCATGCTGCCAGCCACACAACCGGCGGTGGGTTGGTGAACAATCTCGCTCGAGTGATTCCGGAAGGACTGAGTGCCACCATTGACCCGACCACCTGGCAATGGCCAAGCGTCTTTACCCAGTTGATGAGCGATGGTTCGGTACCACTCGCCGAGATGCGACGAACCTTCAACCTCGGCATTGGCATGGCGCTGGTCGCCGCGCCAGAGAAGGCAACAGTAATCCTTGACTCCCATCTCGGCTCGGTCGAGATCGGTCGCATTGAAGAAGGAGATGACAGAGCACGATGGAGTTAACGCCCGCTGACGTAGCAGCAGCGCGAGCAGAGTTGATCGCAAGCATCAAAGAGTACGCCATTACCTATGGTGATTTTGTCTTAAAGTCTGGTGCTCACTCGACCTGGTTTATCGATACCAAGCGAGCGATCTGTCGGCCTCCAACCCTCTTTCGTACCGCCCAGCTCACCCTGGCGGCACTCGCCGACGAGGTAACGACCATCGGTGGACTGACGATGGGGGCCGACCCAATCGCCTTCGCCACTGCCGCGATCGCGCAAGCCGATGGGCGAAACCTGGGTGCCTTCTCGGTCCGCAAGGAGCCCAAGGAGTACGGACAGGGTGGTCGCATCGCAGGCAACCTCACCGAGCGAGATCGCGTCTGTGTCGTCGAAGACACCCCTTCTCGGGGGACCTCGCTGAAAGCCGCGATCGAGGCGGTTGAGGCGACCGGGGCGAGAGTTGTACAGACACTTGCGATCGTCGATCGTGGCGGGAGCGCCTCCTGGGTCGTCGCACCGGTCCCCTTCGTGGCGCTCATCACCGCCCCCGATCTCGGATTACCCTACGAGGGCGGGCTCGAGTTCGAACACTCCTAACGAACCGATGATCTCACCCGCAACATCTCCTGCAAGGTCTTCGCTGCTCACGACGACCGAAGCGCCTCCGGTACTCTTCGCGCATCACGCGGATCGGTGATTCGGAGAATGGGAAGGGCTGGGTAATCAGTGAGGAGCTGACGGATACGCCCCCGATAGCTTGCCCGGGTGCGCCAAGCCCAGCGTATGATATGTTCCGGATTGGTCAAGATCGTCCACAGTGGAGGCTCGACATTGCCATTCCAGAGCGGTTCGTGCCTCATGTTGCGTCGGATGGTACGCCAGATCACCCTCTTCATCACCACAACGAGAGGGTAATCGAGCCAGATCAATAGTTCGGCCCGTGAGAGGAGTCGCTGGCGAACCTGATCGTACTGCCATTCCAGCACCCAACAATCTTGAGAGATGAACTCATCCACCTCAGCTTCAAAGCTCGTCCGCACGCTCCAGTTGGGTCCATGAAAGAGGCTGTCAAGTTCCACGTAGGGAAGGGCCAGTTGGATATGGAGCTGACGACACAAGGAGGACTTGCCTGATCCAGACACCCCTGCTACCAGAATCCGATTGGGTTGTACATTCAATGCACCCACTTCGCTCACCAACGGCATACTGCGATCCACACCCCAAATCCCCCGAGCAGATTCTAATGATACCGCTCGGCAATGGACCATAAGATTCAACCGCTGAGGCGAGGCAAAAAGATCTGCATATTCGTCACGATGGCCCCTGCAACCTCCTCTTCCGCATCCGTCGATCGACACACCTTCACATGGTTCGTGAGATGCAGCCACCTGCAACTCATCAACATCCTTGATTGTGCATCCCCTAACAGCCACACTTGACGACGAAAAGATCTCGTTCGACAGCGTGAGAGGTACCCGTAAAACCTGGAAGGCCCAAACCGATTCATCCCTTCGGACCGACAGCCCTCCTACGACATCCTCCAGCGTGGCCCAACGGCAAATCACACTCGGCGCGCGCCCGCGGCATCCACCGATGACACCGTCCATCAGGATGAACCGCCGAGGCTTCGGTTGGC includes:
- the purM gene encoding phosphoribosylformylglycinamidine cyclo-ligase, which produces MDYQQAGVDLVNAEEAVKAITALVKSTYNSHVLSDLGGFGGLFRIGGEGTPTLVATTDGVGTKTEVARAGGRWEGIGQDLVAMCLDDLVCTGAHPLFFLDYLAVGKNEPTLIATLVASMARALKSAHTALIGGEIAEHPGSMAPDQVDLAGFAVGLVDPATAIGAEHVRPGDRIIGLPSPNLRSNGFSLVRAIYADLLTHVSDGVATKGELALYEELIAPSVLYAPQMLTFIDDTLLHAASHTTGGGLVNNLARVIPEGLSATIDPTTWQWPSVFTQLMSDGSVPLAEMRRTFNLGIGMALVAAPEKATVILDSHLGSVEIGRIEEGDDRARWS
- a CDS encoding HepT-like ribonuclease domain-containing protein produces the protein MTRSNRRDAERANDILGAIAKIGRWRSKHNSSDDMFRSAVMRELGVIGEAANALSDEFKERRPEIPWRNIVDLRNVLAHHYWDTAWALIEQILDDELEQLRRSVDTPSVCEILQIPQSQPKPRRFILMDGVIGGCRGRAPSVICRWATLEDVVGGLSVRRDESVWAFQVLRVPLTLSNEIFSSSSVAVRGCTIKDVDELQVAASHEPCEGVSIDGCGRGGCRGHRDEYADLFASPQRLNLMVHCRAVSLESARGIWGVDRSMPLVSEVGALNVQPNRILVAGVSGSGKSSLCRQLHIQLALPYVELDSLFHGPNWSVRTSFEAEVDEFISQDCWVLEWQYDQVRQRLLSRAELLIWLDYPLVVVMKRVIWRTIRRNMRHEPLWNGNVEPPLWTILTNPEHIIRWAWRTRASYRGRIRQLLTDYPALPILRITDPRDARRVPEALRSS
- the pyrE gene encoding orotate phosphoribosyltransferase, whose amino-acid sequence is MELTPADVAAARAELIASIKEYAITYGDFVLKSGAHSTWFIDTKRAICRPPTLFRTAQLTLAALADEVTTIGGLTMGADPIAFATAAIAQADGRNLGAFSVRKEPKEYGQGGRIAGNLTERDRVCVVEDTPSRGTSLKAAIEAVEATGARVVQTLAIVDRGGSASWVVAPVPFVALITAPDLGLPYEGGLEFEHS